ATCACGAAGCTCGAGTTCGGCGGCGCCCAGATGAACACGCTCTACACGGTCGAGCACCTGGATCGCGAGCATTTCGAGGTGACGCTCATCGCCGGCGTGGGCGGCTACATGGCGCCCCGCGCCAAAGCGCTTCAAAACACTCGCTGCTATTTCATGCCCGAGATGCGGCGCCCCATCTCCTTGCTGCGCGACTGGCGGGCGTTTTGGAAGATCCGACGCATCCTGAAAAAGCTCCGCCCACACATCGTCCACACGCACAGCTCCAAGGCGGGCATCGTCGGCCGCTGGGCCGCCTACGCCGCCGGCGTCCCGGTCATCATCCACACCATCCACGGCTTCGCCTTCAGCGAGTACCTCCCCGCCTGGCGGAACATGCTGTACGTCTTTTTGGAAAGAATCACGGCGTGGATCACGACCAAATTCATTGCGGTCTCGCGCGCGAACATCGACGAGGGGAAGAGCAAAGGAATCCTTGGCGAACACGACGCGGTCAACATCCGGAGCGGCGTGGACATCCAGCGCTTCGCGAACGCCAAGGTGGACCGCGAAAAGAAGCTCGCCGAGCTCGGCATCCAAAACGGCGCCAAGGTAGTGGCCATGGTGAGCTGCCTCAAGCCCCAAAAGGCGCCCCTCGACTTCTTGCGCGTCGCCCGCTACGTGCACCGCCAGATACCCGATGCGCGCTTCCTCTTCGTGGGCGACGGGGAGATGCGTCTAAGGTTTGAGGAAAGGATTCGGGAAATGAGGCTGGAAGACGTCGTGAAGCTCACGGGCTGGCGGGAGGACGTGCCGGAGATTATGAAATCCATTGACGTGCTGCTGCTCACCTCGCTCTGGGAGGGCCTGCCGCAGGTGTACCCGCAGGCCATGGCGGCGGGCGTGCCAGTCGTGGGCACGGACATCTCCGGCGCGGACGAGGTGGTGCACGACAACGTCACCGGCATCCTCGTGCCGCCCCGAAGGATTCC
The DNA window shown above is from Acidobacteriota bacterium and carries:
- a CDS encoding glycosyltransferase family 4 protein: MTEPEVYSKPDQERIEMSLPETIRVVHIITKLEFGGAQMNTLYTVEHLDREHFEVTLIAGVGGYMAPRAKALQNTRCYFMPEMRRPISLLRDWRAFWKIRRILKKLRPHIVHTHSSKAGIVGRWAAYAAGVPVIIHTIHGFAFSEYLPAWRNMLYVFLERITAWITTKFIAVSRANIDEGKSKGILGEHDAVNIRSGVDIQRFANAKVDREKKLAELGIQNGAKVVAMVSCLKPQKAPLDFLRVARYVHRQIPDARFLFVGDGEMRLRFEERIREMRLEDVVKLTGWREDVPEIMKSIDVLLLTSLWEGLPQVYPQAMAAGVPVVGTDISGADEVVHDNVTGILVPPRRIPKIGDAVVLLLQDDALRRSMGEAGRRYLRGFDRETMVAEQEVLYYQLVLKHLPEQFQPKS